One genomic window of Proteiniborus ethanoligenes includes the following:
- a CDS encoding helix-turn-helix domain-containing protein yields the protein MRKKSAKIRILRTLKEKEVTKEDIEMFSDYPDVVDVEQMSEMLGISIKTGYKLLKENKIQHFKIGRTYKVPKHNILFFMKSA from the coding sequence ATGAGAAAGAAATCAGCAAAGATTAGAATTTTGAGAACCTTAAAGGAAAAGGAAGTGACTAAAGAAGATATTGAAATGTTTAGTGATTATCCAGATGTGGTGGATGTAGAACAGATGAGTGAAATGCTTGGTATCAGCATAAAAACAGGCTATAAACTTCTAAAGGAAAATAAGATTCAGCACTTTAAGATTGGACGAACCTATAAGGTACCTAAGCATAATATTTTATTTTTTATGAAGTCAGCCTAA
- a CDS encoding site-specific DNA-methyltransferase, whose translation MQERGSLSPRSSQAALNRKRKAARRKNTSGVVPEVDIRQCDLLKDDLSWIPDDSVDLILTDLPYSVDHIELYRILSHLAGRLLKKDGIASLVCMTGYVALPDILDALRTDKRLYYNWTLTTIFPRRSSNLGWIGVSSFAKPVIHLTAGSRYKGEIYSDLITAEPANKNREIEWEQPLDVFDELAKRFLQQGDSVVLDPCCGSGTSLLASLRTGSCAKVIGTDISNDCIKISKRRIADYLDGQDE comes from the coding sequence ATGCAGGAGCGTGGCTCTCTTAGTCCTCGCAGTTCCCAAGCTGCACTTAATAGGAAACGAAAAGCTGCAAGACGCAAAAATACCTCTGGTGTAGTACCAGAGGTAGATATCAGACAATGCGACTTGCTTAAAGACGATTTAAGTTGGATACCGGATGATAGTGTAGACTTAATACTGACGGACTTACCCTACTCTGTTGACCATATCGAGCTTTACCGTATACTGAGTCATCTTGCAGGTAGGCTTCTAAAGAAAGACGGTATTGCTAGTCTTGTTTGTATGACAGGCTACGTTGCACTACCTGATATACTAGACGCTCTACGCACTGATAAAAGACTCTATTATAACTGGACGCTTACGACTATATTTCCAAGACGGTCATCTAATTTAGGCTGGATAGGTGTTAGTTCTTTTGCAAAACCAGTTATACATTTGACAGCAGGTAGTAGATATAAAGGTGAGATTTATAGCGACTTGATTACAGCTGAACCTGCAAATAAAAATCGTGAAATAGAATGGGAACAACCACTCGATGTCTTTGATGAGCTTGCAAAGAGATTCTTGCAGCAAGGAGATAGTGTAGTGCTAGACCCTTGTTGTGGGTCGGGAACAAGTCTGTTGGCAAGCCTTCGTACTGGCTCCTGTGCTAAGGTTATCGGAACTGATATCAGCAATGACTGTATTAAGATAAGCAAACGTAGGATAGCCGACTATCTCGACGGGCAAGATGAGTAA